The following are encoded together in the Streptomyces sp. NBC_00358 genome:
- a CDS encoding response regulator transcription factor — protein MTIRLLLADDHPVVRAGLRAVLSAEPDFEIVAEAPTAEAAVERAGAGGVDVVLMDLQFGAGMHGAEATAVITARPGAPRVLVLTTYDTDADILAAVEAGASGYLLKDAPPEELSAAVRTAASGHSALAPKVADRLMDRMRTPAAALSRRELEVLELVKDGLSNQQISKKLFLSQATVKSHLVHIYAKLGVDSRTSAVAAATERGVIRRHG, from the coding sequence ATGACGATCCGCCTGCTGCTCGCGGACGACCATCCCGTCGTCCGGGCCGGACTGCGCGCCGTGCTGTCCGCGGAGCCCGACTTCGAGATCGTCGCGGAGGCGCCGACGGCGGAGGCCGCGGTGGAGCGCGCCGGGGCGGGAGGCGTGGACGTCGTCCTCATGGACCTCCAGTTCGGTGCCGGGATGCACGGAGCGGAGGCCACCGCGGTCATCACGGCACGCCCCGGCGCGCCCCGGGTCCTCGTCCTCACCACGTACGACACCGACGCGGACATCCTCGCCGCGGTCGAGGCGGGCGCCTCCGGCTACCTCCTCAAGGACGCGCCGCCCGAGGAACTCTCCGCCGCCGTGCGCACCGCCGCGTCGGGTCACTCGGCGCTCGCCCCGAAGGTCGCCGACCGCCTCATGGACCGGATGCGGACCCCCGCCGCCGCCCTCAGCCGTCGCGAACTGGAGGTCCTCGAACTGGTCAAGGACGGTCTCTCGAACCAGCAGATCAGCAAGAAGCTGTTCCTGAGCCAGGCGACCGTGAAGTCCCATCTGGTGCACATCTACGCGAAGTTGGGTGTGGACTCCCGCACCTCGGCGGTGGCGGCGGCCACCGAGCGGGGCGTGATCCGCAGACACGGCTAG
- a CDS encoding ABC transporter permease, whose translation MFVAWRDLRFAKGRFTLMGAVVVLITLLVGLLSGLTAGLAEENTSAVTALPADHLAFAAPPTGQSVSFTGSELPAGAPATWDGRPGVTSAEPIGIHTLNASAGNRTAAVSTFAVRPGSGIAPAGVAPGRAVLSEKAAAALGVEPGDRVRLGGTELTVAAVAGHALYSHTPVVWTGLSGPATVIALRTRGADLAAADRLAGTKTLTRDDALTAIGSYRAENGSLQLMRGFLFVISALVIGAFFTVWTIQRSSDIAVLKALGASTPYLLRDALGQAVLMLAAGTLLGTGLAAGAGALVRGGDVPFVLDGPTVLGPAAVMIALGALGAGLSVRRITAVDPLTALGSAR comes from the coding sequence ATGTTCGTCGCATGGAGAGATCTACGGTTCGCCAAGGGCCGGTTCACCCTCATGGGAGCCGTGGTCGTACTGATCACGCTGCTCGTGGGGCTGCTGTCCGGGCTGACCGCCGGGCTCGCCGAGGAGAACACCTCGGCGGTCACCGCCCTGCCCGCCGACCACCTGGCCTTCGCCGCGCCCCCCACGGGGCAGTCGGTGTCCTTCACCGGCTCGGAGCTGCCCGCCGGAGCCCCCGCGACCTGGGACGGCAGGCCCGGCGTCACCTCGGCCGAGCCGATCGGCATCCACACCCTGAACGCGTCCGCCGGGAACCGTACGGCCGCGGTGTCCACGTTCGCCGTGCGGCCCGGTTCCGGGATCGCCCCGGCCGGAGTCGCCCCGGGCCGCGCCGTGCTGTCCGAGAAGGCCGCCGCCGCGCTGGGGGTCGAGCCCGGGGACCGGGTGCGGCTCGGCGGCACCGAGCTGACCGTGGCGGCCGTGGCGGGGCACGCCTTGTACAGCCACACCCCCGTCGTGTGGACCGGCCTCTCCGGACCCGCGACGGTGATCGCGCTGCGGACCCGCGGCGCCGATCTCGCGGCCGCCGACCGCCTGGCCGGCACGAAGACCCTCACCAGGGACGACGCCCTCACCGCCATCGGTTCCTACCGGGCCGAGAACGGCTCGCTCCAGCTCATGCGCGGCTTCCTCTTCGTCATCTCGGCGCTCGTCATAGGGGCGTTCTTCACGGTCTGGACGATCCAGCGGTCGTCCGACATCGCCGTCCTGAAGGCTCTGGGCGCCTCCACGCCGTATCTGCTGCGCGACGCGCTCGGCCAGGCGGTGCTCATGCTCGCCGCCGGCACGCTGCTCGGTACCGGGCTCGCCGCCGGAGCGGGCGCCCTCGTGCGGGGCGGCGACGTGCCCTTCGTGCTGGACGGGCCGACCGTGCTGGGACCCGCCGCCGTGATGATCGCCCTCGGCGCGCTCGGCGCGGGCCTGTCCGTCCGGCGGATCACCGCGGTCGACCCGCTGACCGCGCTGGGAAGTGCCCGTTGA
- a CDS encoding dihydrofolate reductase family protein, whose product MGKLTLTAFVTLDGVHQAPGGPEEDRSGGFGHGGWSVPYGDDDFGRFVTDGFSRVDAFLLGRRTYEIFAGYWPKITDPENLIASKLNSLPKYVPSSTLTEPAWEGTTVLTGDLGKEVAAIKERTEGEVQVHGSAVLAQSLFALGLVDTLHLMTFPVVLGEGRRLFAEGAAPTAFRHTGGLTTGAGVAIHTYEREGRPTYGSY is encoded by the coding sequence ATGGGCAAGCTCACCCTCACCGCTTTCGTCACGCTCGATGGAGTCCACCAGGCCCCGGGCGGTCCGGAGGAGGACCGAAGCGGCGGCTTCGGGCACGGCGGCTGGAGCGTCCCCTACGGCGACGACGACTTCGGCCGCTTCGTCACCGACGGTTTCTCCCGCGTGGACGCCTTTCTGCTGGGCAGGCGCACCTACGAGATCTTCGCGGGCTACTGGCCGAAGATCACCGACCCGGAGAACCTGATCGCGTCCAAGCTCAACTCCCTGCCCAAGTACGTCCCTTCCTCGACGCTCACGGAGCCCGCCTGGGAGGGCACGACCGTGCTCACCGGAGACCTCGGCAAGGAGGTCGCCGCGATCAAGGAGCGCACCGAGGGCGAGGTCCAGGTCCACGGCAGTGCCGTGCTCGCCCAGTCCCTGTTCGCGCTCGGCCTGGTCGACACCCTGCATCTGATGACCTTCCCCGTCGTGCTCGGCGAGGGCCGACGCCTCTTCGCCGAGGGCGCCGCACCCACCGCGTTCCGGCACACCGGCGGTCTGACCACCGGCGCGGGCGTCGCCATCCACACGTACGAGCGCGAAGGCCGCCCCACGTACGGCAGTTACTAG
- a CDS encoding IclR family transcriptional regulator, producing MPPSSASTTDAAKSSAPSGGVQSLERAFDLLERMADAGGEVGLSELSASSGLPLPTIHRLMRTLVACGYVRQQANRRYALGPRLIRLGESASRLLGTWARPYLARLVEETGETANMALLDGDEIVYVAQVPSKHSMRMFTEVGRRVLPHSTGVGKALLAHTPDDEVRALLSRTGMPAATEKTITTPDGFLAALDEVRRTGYAVDDNEQEIGVRCLAVSVPDSPTAAAISISGPAGRVTEAATEKIVPMLQQVAAELSEALASSGPGTN from the coding sequence GTGCCGCCGTCCAGCGCCAGCACCACCGACGCCGCCAAGTCATCCGCTCCCAGTGGCGGCGTCCAGTCCCTCGAGCGCGCCTTCGACCTGCTGGAGCGCATGGCGGACGCCGGGGGCGAGGTCGGCCTGAGCGAGCTCTCCGCGAGCAGCGGGCTGCCGCTGCCCACCATCCACCGGTTGATGCGCACCTTGGTGGCGTGCGGATACGTACGCCAGCAGGCCAACCGCAGATACGCGCTCGGTCCCCGTCTGATCCGCCTCGGCGAGTCCGCCAGCCGGCTGCTCGGCACCTGGGCCCGCCCGTATCTGGCGCGTCTGGTCGAGGAGACCGGCGAGACCGCGAACATGGCACTGCTCGACGGGGACGAGATCGTGTACGTCGCCCAGGTGCCGTCCAAGCACTCGATGCGCATGTTCACCGAGGTGGGCCGCCGGGTGCTGCCGCACTCCACCGGCGTCGGCAAGGCGCTGCTGGCCCACACCCCGGACGACGAGGTGCGGGCGCTGCTCTCCCGTACCGGGATGCCCGCCGCGACGGAGAAGACGATCACCACGCCGGACGGGTTCCTCGCCGCGCTCGACGAGGTGCGCCGGACCGGCTACGCCGTCGACGACAACGAGCAGGAGATCGGCGTCCGCTGTCTGGCCGTCTCCGTGCCCGACTCCCCGACCGCCGCCGCGATCTCGATCTCCGGCCCGGCCGGACGGGTCACCGAGGCCGCCACCGAGAAGATCGTGCCGATGCTCCAGCAGGTCGCGGCCGAACTGTCGGAGGCGCTGGCCAGCTCGGGTCCGGGCACCAACTGA
- the allB gene encoding allantoinase AllB translates to MSDVELLLRSTRVITPEGTRAASVAVAAGKITAVLPHDAGVPPGARFEDFGDDVLLPGLVDTHVHVNDPGRTEWEGFWTATRAAAAGGITTLIDMPLNSLPPTTTVGNLRKKTDVARSKAHIDVGFWGGALPGNVKDLRPLHEAGVFGFKAFLSPSGVDEFPELDQEQLARSLAEIAGFGGLLIVHAEDPHHLAAAPQRGGRKYADFLASRPRDAEDTAIESLVAQARRLDARVHVLHLSSSDALPLIAAAKADGVRLTVETCPHYLTLTAEEVPDGASEFKCCPPIREAANQDLLWQALADGTIDCVVTDHSPSTADLKTDDFATAWGGISGLQLSLSAVWTEARRRGHGLEDVVRWMSTRTAELAGLGDRKGAIEAGRDADFAVLAPDETFTVDPAALQHRNRVTAYAGRTLSGVVKSTWLRGRRIVAEGEFTEPAGHLLTRHG, encoded by the coding sequence GTGTCCGATGTCGAACTGTTGCTGCGCTCGACGCGCGTCATCACTCCCGAGGGGACGCGCGCCGCTTCGGTCGCGGTCGCCGCGGGGAAGATCACGGCCGTACTGCCGCACGACGCCGGGGTTCCGCCCGGCGCCCGGTTCGAGGACTTCGGCGACGACGTCCTGCTGCCCGGCCTCGTCGACACCCACGTCCATGTGAACGATCCCGGCCGCACCGAGTGGGAGGGCTTCTGGACCGCGACACGCGCCGCTGCCGCCGGTGGCATCACCACCCTGATCGACATGCCGCTCAACTCCCTCCCTCCTACGACGACGGTCGGCAACCTCCGTAAGAAGACGGACGTCGCCCGTTCCAAGGCGCACATCGACGTCGGCTTCTGGGGCGGCGCGCTCCCCGGCAACGTGAAGGACCTGCGGCCCCTGCACGAGGCGGGCGTCTTCGGGTTCAAGGCGTTCCTGTCACCCTCCGGGGTCGACGAGTTCCCCGAACTGGACCAGGAGCAGCTCGCCCGGTCCCTCGCCGAGATCGCCGGCTTCGGCGGCCTGCTGATCGTGCACGCCGAGGACCCGCACCACCTGGCCGCCGCCCCGCAGAGGGGCGGCCGGAAGTACGCCGACTTCCTCGCCTCGCGCCCGCGCGACGCCGAGGACACCGCCATCGAGAGCCTGGTCGCGCAGGCCAGGCGTCTCGACGCGCGCGTGCACGTGCTGCATCTGTCGTCGAGCGACGCCCTCCCGCTGATCGCCGCCGCGAAGGCGGACGGCGTCCGGCTCACGGTGGAGACCTGCCCGCACTACCTCACCCTCACCGCCGAGGAAGTCCCGGACGGCGCGAGCGAGTTCAAGTGCTGCCCGCCCATCCGCGAGGCCGCCAACCAGGACCTGCTGTGGCAGGCGCTGGCCGACGGCACGATCGACTGCGTGGTCACCGACCACTCGCCGTCGACCGCCGACCTCAAGACGGACGACTTCGCGACCGCGTGGGGCGGCATCTCCGGCCTCCAGCTGAGCCTGTCCGCCGTCTGGACCGAGGCCAGGCGGCGCGGCCACGGCCTGGAGGACGTGGTCCGCTGGATGTCCACCCGCACCGCCGAACTGGCCGGCCTCGGCGACCGGAAGGGAGCCATCGAGGCGGGCCGTGACGCCGACTTCGCGGTGCTGGCCCCGGACGAGACCTTCACCGTCGACCCCGCAGCCCTCCAGCACCGCAACCGGGTGACGGCCTACGCGGGCAGGACCCTCAGCGGCGTGGTGAAGTCGACCTGGCTGCGCGGCCGACGCATCGTCGCCGAGGGCGAGTTCACCGAGCCCGCCGGACACCTCCTGACCCGCCACGGCTGA
- a CDS encoding ABC transporter ATP-binding protein: MSLTLDDITLTYPDGDGRLTALDRVGLRVPAGTMTAVVGPSGSGKSSLLAVAATLVGPDRGRVLVGGTETGTLTPAERAVLRRREIGIVFQQPNLLPSLTALEQLQVMGHLDGRRQVTGRARELLAAVGLGELAHRRPHQLSGGQRQRVNIARALVNEPSVLLVDEPTSALDHERGTAVLDLLVRLTRERATATVLVTHDRAHLGEADAVREMADGRLTAPVGASGPN; encoded by the coding sequence ATGAGCCTGACGCTCGACGACATCACCCTGACCTACCCGGACGGCGACGGCCGGCTGACCGCACTCGACCGTGTCGGTCTGCGCGTACCCGCCGGAACCATGACGGCCGTCGTCGGCCCCTCGGGATCCGGGAAGTCCAGCCTCCTCGCGGTCGCGGCGACGCTGGTCGGCCCGGACCGCGGGCGGGTTCTCGTCGGCGGTACGGAGACGGGGACGCTGACCCCGGCCGAGCGGGCCGTGCTGCGGCGGCGCGAGATCGGGATCGTGTTCCAGCAGCCGAACCTGCTGCCCTCACTGACCGCGCTGGAGCAGCTCCAGGTGATGGGCCACCTGGACGGACGTCGCCAAGTGACAGGCAGGGCAAGGGAATTGCTCGCGGCGGTCGGACTCGGTGAGCTGGCGCACCGGCGTCCCCATCAGCTCTCCGGCGGCCAGCGGCAGCGGGTGAACATCGCCCGGGCGTTGGTCAACGAGCCCTCGGTGCTCCTGGTGGACGAGCCGACCAGCGCCCTCGACCACGAACGCGGCACGGCGGTGCTCGACCTGCTGGTACGGCTCACCCGTGAACGCGCCACGGCGACCGTCCTGGTGACACACGACCGCGCCCACCTCGGCGAGGCGGACGCGGTACGGGAGATGGCGGACGGGCGCCTCACCGCCCCCGTCGGCGCCTCCGGCCCGAACTGA
- a CDS encoding nucleotidyltransferase family protein, giving the protein MTDIKDEVAGLLLAAGGGRRLGGRPKALLPHRGRPLVEHAIGVLRAGGCARVHVVLGARAEDVRDQASLAGCVLVDNPRWEEGMGSSLRAGLDSLADSGARAALVSLVDQPGIGREAVARVLAAYDSPLTLAAAAYEGERGHPVLFGAGHWAGIAATATGDRGARAYLRAHEDTVTLVECGDVAKAYDIDTEADLIHLE; this is encoded by the coding sequence ATGACGGATATCAAGGACGAGGTGGCCGGGCTGCTGCTGGCGGCCGGAGGCGGCCGGCGTCTCGGGGGCCGCCCCAAGGCGCTCCTGCCCCACCGGGGACGCCCCCTCGTCGAACACGCGATCGGGGTGTTGCGCGCGGGCGGCTGCGCCCGTGTCCATGTCGTCCTCGGCGCGCGGGCCGAGGACGTACGGGATCAGGCGTCGCTGGCCGGGTGCGTGCTCGTGGACAACCCGCGGTGGGAGGAGGGCATGGGCTCATCGCTGCGCGCGGGGCTCGACTCGCTGGCGGACTCGGGGGCGCGGGCCGCGCTGGTGTCGCTGGTCGACCAGCCGGGGATCGGCCGGGAGGCGGTGGCCCGGGTGCTCGCCGCGTACGACTCCCCCCTGACGCTCGCCGCCGCGGCCTACGAGGGGGAACGCGGCCACCCGGTCCTCTTCGGGGCCGGTCACTGGGCCGGGATCGCGGCGACCGCCACCGGCGACCGGGGCGCCCGCGCCTATCTGAGGGCCCACGAGGACACGGTCACCCTCGTCGAGTGCGGGGATGTGGCGAAGGCCTATGACATCGACACGGAGGCCGACCTGATCCACCTTGAGTGA
- the alc gene encoding allantoicase, with the protein MTAQRPPVPATFTGDANPYAGGDPYADYRTADFPFTRYANLADRQLGAGVVAANDEFFAERENLLVPGAAEFDPEHFGHKGKIMDGWETRRRRGASAGHPWPTAEDHDWALVRLGAPGVVRGIVVDTAHFRGNYPREVSVEGASVPGSPSPDELLADDVKWTALVPRTQVGGHAANGFAVSIEERFTHLRVNQHPDGGIARLRVHGEVVPDPRWLTVLGTFDVVALENGGQVEDASDRFYSPATNTIQPGRSRQMDDGWETRRRRDHGNDWIRYRLVAQSEIRAVEIDTAYLKGNSAGWASVSVRNGGEAGEGDAGEWTEVLPRTRLQPDTNHRFTLDAPVAATHARVDIFPDGGISRLRLYGSLTEEGASGLRARHLELGG; encoded by the coding sequence GTGACGGCGCAGCGCCCACCCGTTCCGGCCACCTTCACCGGAGACGCGAACCCCTACGCAGGCGGCGACCCGTACGCCGACTACCGCACCGCCGACTTCCCCTTCACCCGGTACGCCAACCTGGCCGACCGGCAGCTCGGCGCCGGGGTCGTCGCGGCCAACGACGAGTTCTTCGCCGAGCGCGAGAACCTCCTCGTGCCCGGGGCCGCCGAGTTCGACCCCGAGCACTTCGGGCACAAGGGGAAGATCATGGACGGCTGGGAGACCCGGCGCCGCCGTGGCGCCTCGGCCGGGCACCCGTGGCCGACCGCCGAGGACCACGACTGGGCCCTGGTACGCCTCGGTGCCCCCGGCGTGGTCCGCGGGATCGTCGTCGACACGGCCCACTTCCGCGGCAACTACCCGCGGGAGGTGTCGGTCGAGGGCGCGTCGGTGCCCGGATCCCCGTCCCCCGACGAACTTCTCGCGGACGACGTGAAGTGGACGGCGCTGGTACCGCGCACACAGGTCGGCGGTCACGCGGCCAACGGGTTCGCCGTCTCCATCGAGGAGCGCTTCACCCATCTGCGCGTCAACCAGCACCCCGACGGGGGCATCGCACGGCTGCGTGTCCATGGCGAGGTCGTGCCGGACCCGCGCTGGCTGACCGTCCTCGGTACCTTCGACGTGGTCGCCCTGGAGAACGGCGGACAGGTCGAGGACGCTTCCGACCGCTTCTACTCGCCCGCCACCAACACCATCCAGCCGGGCCGCTCCCGTCAGATGGACGACGGCTGGGAGACCCGCCGGCGCCGCGACCACGGCAACGACTGGATCCGCTACCGGCTCGTCGCCCAGTCCGAGATCCGGGCCGTCGAGATCGACACGGCGTACCTCAAGGGCAACAGCGCCGGATGGGCCTCCGTGTCGGTGCGGAACGGCGGCGAGGCAGGGGAGGGCGACGCGGGGGAGTGGACGGAGGTCCTGCCCCGCACCCGCCTGCAGCCCGACACCAACCACCGCTTCACCCTGGACGCACCCGTCGCGGCCACCCACGCGCGCGTGGACATCTTCCCGGACGGGGGCATCTCCCGCCTGCGCCTGTACGGCTCCCTGACCGAGGAGGGCGCGTCAGGACTGAGGGCCCGCCACCTGGAACTGGGCGGCTGA
- a CDS encoding sensor histidine kinase: MNVRCHSPVVATLRLCLYVLLAGLLLLAALRSGESGHPTAVVLSVLVTGAVLVAGAVGPAVHRSRRAAALWVAALSASWLVLVTLSPDGLWVAFPLYFLQLHLLPVRWSLPAVALTAGAAIASFVAHGAPLTPGAFIGPLLGAAVAVATVLGYEALYRESERRRELIEELIAARAELAEAERAAGTLAERERLAREIHDTLAQGLSSIQLLLRAAQRLLPADSPAAPHLEQARATAQDNLAEARRFVRALTPPDLEHGSLAAALERLCRSAAVDAPVVRFSVSGPPAGLPTPYEVALLRIAQSALGNTLRHARADRVEITLSFMDTSVALDVVDDGAGFTPGGVRQDGERAEPGHAEGGFGLPAMRSRAESLGGTFTVESAPGQGTAVAVTLPLPVTGEPLATGEPLVTGEPPVIGEPPPEGSSADRAPLGPPYAVGSRG, translated from the coding sequence ATGAATGTCCGCTGCCACTCCCCCGTCGTCGCCACCCTGCGCCTGTGTCTGTACGTCCTGCTCGCGGGGCTGCTCCTGCTGGCCGCCCTCCGTTCCGGGGAGAGCGGGCACCCGACGGCGGTCGTCCTGTCGGTGCTCGTGACCGGCGCGGTACTCGTGGCCGGGGCGGTCGGCCCGGCGGTGCACCGCTCACGGCGTGCGGCCGCGCTGTGGGTGGCCGCCCTGAGCGCGAGCTGGCTGGTGCTGGTCACGCTCTCGCCGGACGGACTGTGGGTGGCGTTCCCGCTCTACTTCCTGCAGTTGCACCTGCTGCCGGTGCGCTGGAGTTTGCCCGCGGTCGCCCTGACCGCCGGGGCCGCCATCGCGAGCTTCGTGGCGCACGGCGCGCCCCTCACCCCCGGCGCCTTCATAGGACCGCTGCTCGGGGCGGCGGTCGCGGTCGCCACGGTCCTCGGGTACGAGGCGCTGTACCGGGAGAGCGAGCGCCGCCGTGAGCTCATCGAGGAGCTGATCGCCGCCCGCGCCGAGCTGGCCGAGGCCGAACGCGCCGCGGGCACGCTCGCCGAGCGGGAGCGGCTCGCCCGCGAGATCCACGACACGCTCGCCCAGGGCCTGTCCAGCATCCAGCTCCTGCTGCGCGCCGCCCAGCGCCTGCTGCCCGCGGACTCCCCGGCCGCGCCGCATCTGGAGCAGGCCCGCGCGACCGCCCAGGACAACCTCGCCGAGGCCCGCCGCTTCGTCCGCGCCCTCACCCCTCCCGATCTGGAACACGGCTCGCTGGCCGCCGCGCTGGAGCGGCTGTGCCGGTCGGCCGCCGTGGACGCGCCGGTCGTCCGCTTCTCGGTGAGCGGCCCGCCGGCCGGGCTCCCGACCCCGTACGAGGTGGCCCTGCTGCGGATCGCGCAGTCGGCGCTCGGCAACACGCTGCGCCACGCGAGAGCCGACCGCGTGGAGATCACGCTCAGCTTCATGGACACCTCGGTCGCCCTGGACGTGGTCGACGACGGTGCCGGCTTCACCCCCGGGGGCGTACGGCAGGACGGGGAGCGGGCGGAGCCGGGCCACGCGGAGGGGGGCTTCGGTCTTCCCGCGATGCGCTCGCGGGCGGAGTCGCTGGGCGGGACGTTCACCGTCGAGTCGGCGCCCGGACAGGGCACGGCCGTGGCGGTCACACTGCCGCTGCCCGTCACCGGGGAGCCGCTCGCCACCGGGGAGCCCCTCGTCACCGGGGAGCCCCCCGTCATTGGGGAGCCGCCCCCGGAGGGATCGTCCGCCGACCGCGCCCCGCTCGGGCCGCCGTACGCCGTGGGGAGCCGCGGATGA
- a CDS encoding AIM24 family protein produces the protein MTLQQEIVGTAMQMAVVNLRLGQTVYCEAGKFLFKTTNVTMETRLSGPSGGGGGGQQGGGGMGGMLRQAVGTAMQAGQRALAGESLAFQYFTSTGGEGTVGFAGVLPGEMRALELDGTRAWFAEKDAFVAAESTVQFGIAFQGGRTGRSGGEGFVLEKFTGHGTVIIAGAGNFIDLNPADFGGRIEVDTGCVVAFEEGIQYGVQRIGGLNRQGLMNAVFGGEGLSLATLEGNGRVILQSLTIESLANALRKAQGGDKQGPTGGLFSTNEG, from the coding sequence GTGACTCTTCAGCAAGAAATCGTCGGCACCGCCATGCAGATGGCGGTCGTCAACCTGCGCCTCGGACAGACCGTGTACTGCGAAGCGGGAAAGTTCCTGTTCAAGACGACCAACGTGACCATGGAGACGCGGCTCTCCGGGCCGTCGGGCGGCGGGGGCGGTGGTCAGCAGGGCGGCGGTGGCATGGGCGGCATGCTGCGCCAGGCCGTGGGCACCGCCATGCAGGCCGGCCAGCGCGCCCTCGCGGGCGAGTCGCTGGCGTTCCAGTACTTCACGTCCACGGGCGGCGAGGGCACCGTCGGGTTCGCCGGTGTGCTGCCCGGCGAGATGCGCGCCCTGGAGCTCGACGGCACGCGCGCGTGGTTCGCCGAGAAGGACGCCTTCGTGGCGGCGGAGTCGACCGTCCAGTTCGGCATCGCCTTCCAGGGCGGCCGGACCGGGCGCAGCGGCGGCGAGGGATTCGTCCTGGAGAAGTTCACCGGCCACGGCACGGTGATCATCGCGGGCGCGGGCAACTTCATCGACCTGAACCCGGCCGACTTCGGCGGCCGCATCGAGGTCGACACGGGCTGTGTGGTCGCCTTCGAGGAGGGCATCCAGTACGGCGTCCAGCGCATCGGCGGCCTCAACCGGCAGGGGCTGATGAACGCGGTCTTCGGCGGCGAGGGCCTGTCGCTCGCCACGCTGGAGGGGAACGGGCGGGTGATCCTGCAGTCCCTCACCATCGAGAGCCTCGCCAACGCCCTGAGAAAGGCCCAGGGCGGCGACAAGCAGGGCCCGACGGGCGGGCTCTTCTCAACCAACGAGGGCTGA
- a CDS encoding DUF5955 family protein, giving the protein MLRSLGQRPVTGSDEDPRVAGLRTAVSRLRRELAAHPAEFPDRGIAEDELAVLAAMAAGGTPEIPRLRRSLLLVAGAIGSVSALATRLADVRSAVELFGEPPRRSGG; this is encoded by the coding sequence GTGTTGCGGAGCTTGGGGCAGAGGCCAGTGACCGGCAGCGACGAGGATCCGAGGGTGGCGGGACTACGCACCGCCGTCTCCCGGCTGCGCCGTGAACTCGCCGCGCATCCGGCCGAGTTCCCCGACCGGGGCATCGCCGAGGACGAACTCGCGGTCCTCGCCGCGATGGCCGCCGGAGGCACTCCCGAGATCCCCCGGCTGCGGCGTTCGCTCCTCCTGGTCGCGGGCGCGATCGGCTCGGTGAGCGCCCTGGCGACCCGCCTCGCGGACGTCCGCAGCGCGGTCGAACTCTTCGGGGAACCCCCGCGCCGCAGCGGCGGGTAG